From Bombus huntii isolate Logan2020A chromosome 4, iyBomHunt1.1, whole genome shotgun sequence, one genomic window encodes:
- the LOC126864412 gene encoding beta-3 adrenergic receptor-like, with the protein MVPWAFGVPLVFVSALGLILNGFVLLVVLGLGKQTQQQQTANTLLLIHLGAVEAAVCLILLIFTTGSWPIAGTWCVLHGFLLTLLHPVALWTVTGLNCDRYYAIAAPLHYAALVSPRRVAVGLAASWTGALFLCVLPFWGLVPPYRYSPGLGCCAPDFSNDSWGLAAALYGAVYAILGLALPAILVTICNLRVLGIARYHRHRIASAIYEVTLSAQATITHQRNPFFVPTVTAPSVVSPPRFHSAAKTVMQLVGSLYLLYFPYCGLILWEVCDVGNQPHFYDHPKLASLASLLLACSPPINGLLYGLKSQTLRRSVQNYWRKKATKSELQQEIQARTPSVAGSRRPSGSGTGSFFPFPPLQRRLSEALLALGSCRTGNSFDSNNLGFHRSRLQPAASCNTLRVPTSESGESSKLVRSSASAASLMGPHYRSDFIGVDVSAGCSIAMNETPRRSPRILITRAYSEDSQDGGSPLLRKPILANALPCDKRRWRHCSTGSDSSTGSSETSVWTTGVAQKLVKANVKSASDMWPASRRFVRGKNLEEGPLLVGARPSNNSESSDTTDTTATTTTTTMPSKQVAMENGGYREKEKEKINGNKKEGQQSESDNSWSSVDEIESKEMADKSIEEDNFEKIEEEADAEKCKQLRRKSKTIRKPDVPQNCKETAQRRPLLTSSS; encoded by the exons ATGGTCCCTTGGGCCTTCGGCGTGCCTCTCGTCTTCGTTTCTGCTCTGGGTCTTATTCTCAATGGTTTTGTGCTACTCGTGGTTCTTGGACTGGGCAAACAG ACGCAGCAGCAACAAACCGCCAATACTTTGTTGCTGATACACTTGGGTGCAGTGGAGGCGGCTGTGTGCCTGATATTACTGATCTTTACTACTGGTTCCTGGCCAATCGCCGGCACCTGGTGTGTTTTACACGGTTTTCTTTTGACTCTTTTACATCCAGTCGCCCTTTGGACTGTCACTGGATTGAACTGTGACAG ATATTACGCGATCGCTGCACCGCTACATTACGCCGCATTAGTATCACCACGACGCGTTGCGGTTGGGCTAGCTGCATCTTGGACAGGGGCTCTGTTCTTATGCGTGCTGCCCTTCTGGGGTCTGGTACCGCCTTACAG ATACAGTCCAGGATTGGGCTGCTGCGCGCCAGATTTTAGCAACGATTCGTGGGGTTTAGCGGCGGCGCTTTACGGGGCTGTTTACGCGATTCTGGGGCTGGCGCTGCCCGCCATCCTCGTCACTATCTGCAATTTGCGTGTGCTTGGCATAGCGCGTTATCACCGGCATCGAATCGCTAGCGCAATTTACGAAGTCACCCTGAGCGCCCAAGCGACCATCACCCACCAGCGAAATCCGTTTTTCGTACCAACTGTCACGGCACCTTCGGTCGTCAGCCCACCTCGCTTTCATAGCGCGGCCAaaacg GTAATGCAACTGGTTGGTTCTCTATATTTGCTTTATTTCCCATACTGCGGTCTGATTCTTTGGGAAGTTTGCGACGTCGGTAATCAGCCGCATTTCTACGATCATCCCAAACTTGCTTCGTTGGCCTCGCTTCTACTCGCTTGTTCTCCACCCATCAACGGCCTTCTCTACGGCTTGAAATCGCAGACCCTTAGACGATCGGTGCAGAATTATTGGCGGAAGAAGGCGACCAAGTCGGAACTTCAACAA GAGATTCAAGCGAGGACACCGAGCGTAGCAGGATCACGAAGACCGTCCGGTAGCGGAACTGGCTCTTTCTTTCCATTCCCGCCGTTGCAACGAAGACTCAGCGAAGCCTTGCTGGCGTTGGGATCCTGCAGAACTGGAAACAGTTTCGACAGCAATAATCTCGGCTTTCATCGAAGCAGATTGCAGCCTGCCGCCTCGTGCAATACACTTCGCGTACCCACTTCCGAATCAG GTGAAAGCAGTAAATTAGTTAGGTCAAGTGCGAGCGCAGCCAGCCTGATGGGTCCTCATTACAGAAGCGATTTTATTGGAGTTGATGTGAGCGCTGGTTGTTCCATAGCAATGAATGAAACACCAAGAAGAAGTCCAAGGATTCTTATAACGAGAGCTTATAGCGAGGATAGCCAAGATGGAGGAAGTCCATTGTTGAGGAAACCTATTCTGGCCAACGCTCTTCCGTGCGACA AACGGAGATGGCGACATTGCAGCACCGGAAGCGATAGCAGCACGGGAAGCAGCGAGACGAGCGTGTGGACGACGGGTGTTGCGCAAAAACTCGTCAAGGCCAATGTAAAAAGCGCATCGGACATGTGGCCTGCGTCGAGAAGATTTGTACGAGGAAAAAATTTAGAGGAAGGACCACTTTTGGTTGGCGCCAGACCGAGCAATAACAGCGAGAGCAGCGATACGACGGACACTACAGCTACCACAACCACCACCACGATGCCTAGTAAGCAGGTCGCGATG GAAAACGGTGGCTATcgggagaaagagaaagaaaaaataaatggcAATAAGAAAGAGGGACAGCAGAGCGAGAGCGACAACAGTTGGAGCAGCGTCGATGAGATCGAATCGAAGGAAATGGCGGACAAGAGCATAGAAGAGGATAATTTCGAGAAGATCGAGGAGGAAGCAGACGCAGAAAAGTGCAAGCAATTGAGGCGGAAATCGAAAACGATTCGCAAACCGGATGTTCCTCAGAATTGCAAAGAGACCGCGCAACGAAGGCCCCTTCTCACCTCGTCATCCTAA